The following proteins come from a genomic window of Maridesulfovibrio zosterae DSM 11974:
- a CDS encoding pyridoxal phosphate-dependent aminotransferase: MQLVSDEMSSYVGKSSWIRKMFEAGIVLKKKYGEDAVCDFSLGNPDLAPPPAVKETLLKIAENADKPFALGYMPNFGYPDVRDTLARKVTEEQEVEVAGSDIIVTCGAAGALNIFFRAILNPGDEVICSKPVFVDYSAYVGSHGGILKPVSCNESDFSLDLDAIEAGITDKTCAVLLNSPNNPTGVIYSAKQLKELGELLTRKSEGRKRPILLVSDEPYRFLAFDGEKVPSMLQAYTYSVACSSFSKNLALAGERVGYAVVNPAMEGKEQLINVMTMANRFLGFINAPCIGQRLMQGAIDSQVDISIYDERRKAMAEVLDEAGYEYPMPKGAFYFFVKAPGGDDVAFCQRLMEEKILAVPGTGFQYPGYFRLSFCVDTAIIRRAAPGLKKAMEG; this comes from the coding sequence TTATGTTGGTAAATCTTCATGGATCCGCAAAATGTTCGAGGCGGGAATAGTACTGAAAAAAAAGTACGGTGAGGACGCAGTATGTGACTTCTCACTGGGTAACCCTGATCTGGCTCCTCCGCCAGCTGTCAAGGAAACATTGCTCAAGATAGCTGAAAACGCTGACAAACCTTTTGCACTGGGTTACATGCCTAATTTCGGATACCCTGATGTACGAGACACTCTGGCACGTAAGGTCACCGAGGAGCAGGAAGTAGAAGTCGCAGGATCAGACATTATCGTGACTTGTGGTGCTGCAGGAGCTCTGAATATCTTTTTCCGTGCGATACTTAACCCCGGCGATGAGGTTATTTGTTCCAAACCAGTCTTCGTAGACTACTCCGCCTATGTAGGCTCTCATGGTGGGATCCTTAAACCGGTATCATGCAATGAATCAGACTTTTCGCTGGACCTGGATGCTATTGAAGCAGGAATTACTGACAAAACCTGTGCAGTACTCCTCAATTCCCCCAACAATCCTACAGGCGTGATCTACAGCGCCAAGCAACTCAAAGAGCTGGGCGAATTGCTGACCCGCAAGAGCGAAGGGCGCAAGCGTCCTATCCTGCTGGTATCAGATGAGCCATATCGATTCTTGGCCTTTGACGGAGAAAAAGTGCCATCCATGCTACAGGCGTATACATACAGCGTAGCGTGCTCTTCTTTCTCCAAGAATCTAGCCCTTGCAGGTGAAAGGGTTGGATACGCAGTAGTTAACCCGGCTATGGAAGGAAAGGAACAGTTAATAAATGTTATGACCATGGCCAACCGTTTTCTGGGCTTCATCAATGCCCCCTGTATCGGCCAGCGTTTGATGCAAGGAGCCATCGACTCGCAGGTAGATATTTCCATCTACGACGAACGCCGCAAGGCCATGGCCGAGGTACTTGACGAGGCAGGATATGAATACCCCATGCCTAAGGGAGCCTTCTACTTCTTTGTTAAGGCTCCGGGAGGCGATGACGTAGCTTTCTGCCAGCGCCTTATGGAAGAAAAGATTCTGGCGGTTCCGGGAACAGGTTTCCAGTATCCAGGCTACTTCCGACTTTCCTTCTGCGTAGACACGGCCATCATCCGCCGGGCTGCTCCTGGTCTCAAAAAGGCTATGGAAGGATAG